The window cgaaagagttcccggcgcgaggtggtatcggactcatcgtccaataACACTAAGACACCCTCCTGGAgaaggatgatgaagattctccccctccagccgggggagacaagaaaaggaagcccGCGCCAAccgggaaggccgaagggtccaagaagggaaggactctccttccgaactgctccaccaccgccgccgacagcgaagacgagtggctgcttagggccaagcccctggcgaagtcgtaagtatttggataccagagtaactcatagtatacCTTTGTCACActacttctcctaacgtcgaatatgattatgcagtccgccccaagcccgtatcgatgtatcatcatcggacggttccttggactcatcggacatgaatagtgatacacttccaaccgcctcctccccttgccctgcggacaatgccgaggtattgtctcaaggggcaccgagccgggaggagacagtcccggaggcgcctcaaggcgaccttccggactccaagagtaaagggagcaaggctcccgggggctcccagttcggccctcagccgaacaccgcgccggaacctccagtggttccgaacTCGGGCAGGCAGCCCCCTTCCAAAAGGTGCAAGACGCCCGtggtggtgacctctgtccatctagaggcaccggacaacctgttgggagcgcttcgcggtgcttccatcgacgaagagcaccgcactattatgagtgtggtgatcaagaaggttcagtccgccaagagcggactgacagaagactatgccagccttctaacaggctttgaggtaagtatttaaaatataggaaaaatattaccgcataaacaatagcccctgatgctctgcttggtgttcacaaagaaaagccgaatagaggatcaataatatctgcaggagtctaatataagtatgtttgtatgtgtatgcaggcttcgctgctgacctctgccgcactgactgcggaggtcgccgcactgaagcaggacctcgaggggtccgagaaagagctcggccttgccaagaggcagctcgaggagaacaaaggtaagtaataccttgtctatatataaaatAAAATGTGGTTGTGAAATGACAGGatgatcatgaatgtgccaggggccacgaccgaagtggcgaccctgaagcaagcgatgtccgaggccgaagacaaagcggccaaggagcgcaccgagcgggaaaggcaagaggcatgtgtgggcgaggtgcagcaagagctccaggctctcgtgaagaagcatgaggctttggagcttgagtcaaaaaaCGCGAGAGtcggagcttgccgcggccctcgagagcacaaagcatgccaaggccgaagcccaaaaggccctccaggaaattgaggcgatgaggaagatagcgactggtaaggcattcaatatgcaaagcaagcatgaaaaagtgaattacttgttacttacccgagtccggagctctccaggagcattcgcggaTTTGCCCCGCAGCGGGTCGGATGCCACgaagtattaccaggccgaggagggaagctcgacggagaagttgttctggtctcagtatactgggaccgaacacccgatgcctatgagcgaccagctgaagcaactggtcgagctgcacaaggcggccgaacaggccatgaagggctttatagtccggatgtgtcctggtgactcccttcccaacagctacttcggcctggtgaggtggcttgtggatgtctgcccacggctggaagtcatcaagcgacccgtctgtatcgaaggtgcccgtcgggcttttgcccatgcaaaggtgcactgggccaagatggacgccgagatggtggtgaaggaggggccgccgcagggcaaggagcatcgccaccccgagatgtattatgagggtgtcctaaagggtgcccgtcttgtagcggacgagtgtgcgaaagatgtaatatttgaatgaacttgctcgtgtgatcctgtattatgaaaacttgttcatatgcgctatgcaacgcttgtttgaatttaaaatattacccgcTATTCGgatgtttatcaaatttgagagatggctagtcgtcggcttctgcccccatgccacgagtgttggggtgttcgggatacacctgagcactctttttcccatttttaggttcttcgagggaggtgctcagcacgacgaataaggcaatcagactatgatgctttatcactctcacttagccatagaattctataattttaaattttggcgaagcccctagtattcggaaggccgaattcggggtgctatacacgccttaagccggacaaagccgactcctcgctctaagcggcataagtctttagggactcgaaacctcttgaacagcgaccagctcttgccttatcttgacagtcagttttagctttctctactgaggtgcttagcccagctgaaccggggcacaatcgcagtagttctcctagtgctaccttagccgatatagcggaacgtaaggtaccaaaacatgggagccgggcaaacccaactattgacccaagacatgatccggagttgatgcatataattctataagttcggggtgtcgcactgtcgaaagtgttcggacttctcacgccgtattatggggtatgcttaagcccctagcatattggccgtaccagactgtgcgggtgctggatgtcatgaatgaacatatctctactcctaatggatgaCTTGGTGAATAGTCTCCGCGGTTTAATTTTGCTGGTTTTTTCATCATCCTCCCACCTTCGGTTTTTTTCGTCATCCTCCCACCTCCGTTAACTCGCAAGCCTCAAAAACCACCCCACGCATGAACCACtcccctccctctcctcgcgcaAGCATCCTCTCCTCCTACCCTCGCACGCGCTAGGGTTCCTGCGCTGCCGCCACACGGGAGCTTGTCGACCAGCCCAGCGTCCTCCGgatcgccgccgcccctcacctgATCGCCGCCGTCACCGCCCCGGATCGCCACCTTCGCTTTCGGAATCGCTGCAAACGTCTCGTCGCCCCGGATCGCCGCTATCACCGGGCCATGGCGGTGGAGGTCGACGACACTCGGAAGCACAGGGTGGCGGCTTTCCTGGACGACCCCTTCCAGGTGATGCAGGCGAAGCGGGGCCGGTGCTCACCGTCCGCCACCGCGGACTCGGTCGCCGACCTCGGCATTAACATGGAGTTCGACCCCGTCGAGGCGGTCCAGTTCGTCTTCCCCGGCGCCGATCCGCAGGTACCCCCGCCGCCGCTCCGTACCTCTTTCTTTCGCTTCTTGTTCTTTCGGTTGATTGGTAGATCATGCGCAGACGTGTAGTAGAGCCCGCCGAttcagttcatcacaagaaccaatCGAACTTGGTTACACCGCAAGAAAGATTGTGCCTTGAATCTTGAAAAAAATTTCTGTTGTCGATTCATATCCCCTTTCTTGAATTTGAATAGACTAAGAGTTCAGAGATTGATGGAATTGGAAATCAAAAGTTCAGAAGAATCATCCACCACGATTTCTCTCTTGCGTGTGCCAAGTGCTTCGTGTATAAACCGTTACAGGGAAGCAGGGTAGGAATCACCCATGAGGATTATTCCTCTGCTGATCAATTATCGTACACGCCTTCGACCCGACATGATCGCCTGCCCTCCCGCCACTTTGAATTCTTCTCACATATGATGGCTAAATTTAGGATTCAGAAGTAAACTGTCTGAACTAAATAACTGAAAACAAATAGCTTGCACATTTGTTATATCCTTGTGCACAGAAGTTCTGCCATGGTTTTCTGAAATCCTGGTATAGCTTTGGTTTATGCCACAACAGTGGACTTGAGAACCCCGATTTGTACCATCTTGCTCTGTACATGTCTAATGGGTAATTTTGGGGAATTTCTAGCTTCCGCGGGGCTATCTCGAAGCGTCGGGAAATGTCTTGGATGCTGCCATCAGAAGCTTCAGGGATTATTTGGCATCGGATTCAGCAACGACCAATGCTGGTGCCTCCTCATCTGGAGGTATGGCTGACATGACTGAAAAATAATCCTGACTGCTTCTCTCTCTTGTTGCCTGATAGTTATAGTAATGTCTAGAGATGTATATTTTTTATAAACAGCACCATTCGTACAATTTGCATCTTGTCTAACTCTTGAACGATTGTTAATCGCAGTGGCATCTGATGTGCCGGTGATGAATACTCCAGCCAACAGGATTGAATGGGCAGAGCTAATTGTCAAGGAGATGTCGTCCGCTTCAGATCTGAATCACGCCAGGAATCGAGTCTTCAGGATACTTGAAATGTTCGACAAATGTGCTGCAAACTACAGTACTCCTGATGAGGCGCATAAATGCGTGAGGTAACTAATGCATCCGCAGTTGCTTCATCCCTCCGTTCAAAAACATTACATATCATAATCGTCTGAGTTCAGACATTCATAGTGCCATAGTCAGAAAATCACAACATGAGACACAAAGCTAATGATATCAAATTTGTGGCGCCATAAAGTATGTGTTATTAGATTAATCATTGATTAGTGCTTGAGCCTAGAAAATTAAAATACACTTTATATTTCTGGAAAGGGGGTAGTTGATATTGCCAAATGGCCGGTTACTTCTGAGATGTGTTTCTGGAAATTTTGATGTGCTCACCTGTCCGGGCGCCGCAACCCCATAGAATGAAGCTTGATGCGTGTGCAGAATCGTTAATTATCTTATATTTGTGCATATGATTATAGCAACTATTTTGGGCTGACCTCTTGCTGTTCTAGCAAAAAATAATTAGTATTTTGTTTTTCTCTACGAAAGATCAGGTAATCTGATATCGAGCTCCTTATTTTAAAGTGATTGAATTTTGGGTTTGTAATGATTGTTCATGACTAATAGAAAATATATATTGTAAAATTCTAGGACTGAATGGATTTTTGGtctatattgcaaatatgtataatGGATTATTGGTGAGCTCGGTATTGGTGGTCTACTCCCTTTCATCCCTGTATTTCTAAGAAAACCAAACTAATATGCATCCATGTATTTTGTTAATTCAAGTTCTTTCATATGGGTTACGTAAAAAGCAAATGTTGCTTCTTTTTATTCAGATGCTTTGAGAACCAAGTCTACCTGGTTCTCTTCCTTTCATACATGTATTTTAATGTGCAGTGTATAGTGTGTAGAATGAGAAAACTTGTGAATCTAGAGCACAAACTCATGATTGATCAAGGGAGTGGCACTGCCGGCTGGGTTAGAGTATAATCAACTGTACTTGGAGTTTTTTGTGTGATACGTGTAGCTTTCAGCTTGCGAGCCTTTCAAATATGCAAGTGTCCGATGCCATAGGCTACTATGGAAGTTGTGAATGCTATGTAGTTTCCGGTACTACTTGCATTCAGAAATGAACTATTTCAGGCTGACCATCTAAGTTTTACATTCCGTATGTATAGCAAGATCAAATTTATTTGTTCTAGGGACATTTCTGAACATGCGTATGGAATAAGATCATGAACACGTATATGGATTATGAATTTAGTATTTTTTCAGAAGTGAATTTACTTTTATCTATtgataaaaaaaatatttttgctgTCAGATGAAGGGCACGACGGATGGCGCCGGCGGGAAGGTGAGCAGCGGTGGAGATAAGCAAGGAAAGGAGTAGTGTGAGGCGGTTGGCGGTGTTGAAGAGGATGAGAGGGCCGCACACTCGGTGCCATGCTACTGGAGGGCCCGCTGCTGGAGGACGTCCTAGGGATTTTTGGATCAATGACAGTAACATTGGCGACACAGATATCTTCTTCCATCTCTGGATCCTGAATCTACAGTTCTGTAATCATCAAATACACGCAGTAGCGATGGTACAATTGCATGGTTGTGACTGCCGACCAGTACACGAGTGGGGCTGCCGTTCTCCTACCGGTAATCAGCTGCTCCAGTGCCACCGCATATATACTCCGATGAGTATCCTTGATATCTTCCCTCCACATTGCATCTAATGACACACTTCCACATTGCATCTGATGACACACTTCCAACTGGAATATATCAATTACATACCATGGTCATAAGTGTCACACTTCCAACTTAGGACATGTCATGATGATGTGCTTTTTGGTTATCCTAGGACTTACAAAAACATGTCATCTGATCTGTTCCCCTTCGGTACATTAGATGTTATAGGTCATCTGTTGAGCGGTTATAATGACTTCTTCTTTGGGTAAGTCTATGCTAAAATATATGCAGATTTCCTCTCAAAACTATCTACCAGTCATATTGTTAAGGGAGGATCCAATCTATTACTTTGAATTTAAGCTATCACATTTATCATATAGTATTTAATATTGGTAGAAGATTAAATTATTGACATGACTTTAATTGAAAATTTTAGGTGAAATTTGAAACTTCCCTTGAGAGATGCTAAAGTACTATTTATTTGACCGGTTTGGTGTACATTGACCTTTACCGCCTGAATGTTATGAATTATATTCGTGGTGGATGATATGAATGTTGGGGAGGTGATGGAGAAGTATGGCAAGGAACTTGTGAAGGCTGAGGGCATGGAGAAGAAGGGGAGAATCTAAGTGGGAGGCTGACATTAGCGAAGGAGAAGGCTAGATGAGTGTTGGCATTGGCCGACAATGGGTCATTGCAGATGGCATTCACTGAATTACTCAAGGAATTGAAGCTCCCAAAATGATCAAATAAATAAGATAGCAATGAGACATAGAATGTTGTGTTATTAATTATCTTTGTCCTCAAAAAGGATGTCGTGATAGTAGTCGTGCTTTGCCTATAAGTTGCTTCAACAACTATATTCTTGAAATGATGTGCCATAGGTAGGTGGAAAAACTAAGAAATACAAGCATTCctctgtgtgtgtgagagagtgCTCTACACGCTGCCTTTATGGATTAAACCGGTGCTCTAATTAAATGATAAATTGAGTGTACTTTTTTTTCTTTGACCATTATATGAAAAAATGAATGAAAATGTGAGTACTATCCAGATTATCCATGAACTGCCCTGACATATGCTATAAAGAGATTCTGTGAAAACAAAGCTGAAGTTGTTGCCCAGGATGAGAAGGAAAGTGGTCTTCCAGCAACACTAAACATGGTCATGTATTACACATACATATGATGATGTATGTAATGCGTCCAATCATTGTTGTTTTTATGTCAAGTTCATTTGTCTTGCATTATTGTTTTGAATCAGAATGATCGAATCCTTTGATCGATGGTTACAGGCCCCCTTTTATATCTCCAGAAGAGACACGACGATTCCTCGAGGAGGCGCCGGTTCCAGGAGATCGAAGGGAGACGTCGGTTGTGGGACAAACCGCAATGACGGTTTTGGGCAAGGGGAGATTTTTCCCCAATTACAGAATTATTTTTAACACCCCCCCTAATCTATGCTTGCCCATGTAGATCATCTTCACGATTGTCCGGGAAGCTCTATCATCTTAAATGATTCTCCTTCAAAAGTTCTtcataaaatctttgatgagatcCTGAAACATATACTCACAAAGAAAGATAGCATAATGTGATGTCATTAAAATGAGGATATCTCAAGAAGAGACTCCCCCTGACACCTGCAAGTCCTTAAGTCTTCgcataccaattccatgaacacATTTTTGGAATGTAGAATTTGGTAGAGACTTGGTAAATAAATCAGCAAGGTTGTCGCATGATTTGACTTGCAGAATGCTTATTTCCTCGCTTTTCTGAAGATTATGGGGAAAAAACCATTTAGGAGAAATATGGTTGGTGATATTACTCTTGATGTATCCTGTTTGCATCTGCGCAACACAGGCcacattatcttcatagataatgcTAGGTGATTTTATCGAACCCATTCCACATGACTGTTGTATGTGGTTTATCATTATGCGAAGCCATACACATCCGCATGTTGCTTCAAATAATGAAATTATTTCAGAATGATTGGTAGATGTTGCCACCAGAGTCTGTTTCGAAGACTTCCATGATATAGCAGTGCCACCATGTAGGAAAACAAAGCTGGTCTGAGATCTGGCATTATGGGGATCAGACAAATAGCCGGCATCTGCATATCCAATCACATCAGAGTCCTGATTTTTCTGGAACTGGAAAAATAGGCCAAGATCCTTtgtgccttggagatatcgaaagatattcttcACTCCAGACTAATGACGTTTGGTGGGAGCTGGGCTATGTCTAGCAAGTAGATTCACTACAAATGCAATATGAGGTCTTgtgcaatttgcaagatacataagcgCTCCAACAACACTAAGGTATGGAACTTCAGGTCCCAACACCTCTTCTCCatctttctctacgtctagagaTTGAACCACCATGGGAGTTTTAGATGGATAGGGTATGTCCATATTAAATTTCTCCAATATTTTCTGGATATAGGCAGATTGGTGTACCATGATTCCCGAGGGAAGATGCTCAAGTTGAATAGCTAAGCAAaatttggttttacccaaatccttcatctcaaattccatcTTTAGTTGATTGCGTGCTTCATCAATGTCTGGTGTGCTGCCAATGATGTTGAGATCATCAATATACACAGAAATGATGCAAAATCCTGTAGAGGACTTCTTGATGAAAACACATGGGCAATCAGCACTATTGGAGTAACCTTTCCGAAGAAGGAACTCACTGAGTCGGTTGTACCACATCCGTCCCGACTGCCTTAAGCCATATAGTG is drawn from Triticum dicoccoides isolate Atlit2015 ecotype Zavitan chromosome 4A, WEW_v2.0, whole genome shotgun sequence and contains these coding sequences:
- the LOC119285918 gene encoding uncharacterized protein LOC119285918, whose amino-acid sequence is MAVEVDDTRKHRVAAFLDDPFQVMQAKRGRCSPSATADSVADLGINMEFDPVEAVQFVFPGADPQLPRGYLEASGNVLDAAIRSFRDYLASDSATTNAGASSSGVASDVPVMNTPANRIEWAELIVKEMSSASDLNHARNRVFRILEMFDKCAANYSTPDEAHKCVR